The following are from one region of the Paenibacillus bovis genome:
- a CDS encoding MBL fold metallo-hydrolase → MKLPEITRGEHEIIQVKIAMSYPLRWVNSYLIGGSSGWSIVDPGPRSADNEQAWQHVLDTLGIPLPTIRSIVLTHHHPDHYGLSGWFQQQCGMPVWISERALAEANRSWSRGNTAASDLVHLFASHGMPEEITSRLPAHLDSFVPQVVPQPEVTFIQPGQMLEIGDRLWETIETSGHAAGHISFYQPEQRLMLCGDAVLPQISPNISLVPGSDPSPLESYLTGLRQLGQYEVDLAYPGHRRPFTHFRDRTEKLLLHHEERLQAMEDRIRDQPRTGYEVCSGLFNNELTLHQLRFAMSETLAHLVELERLGRAVRQEQGGIISFSAK, encoded by the coding sequence ATGAAATTACCTGAAATTACCCGGGGAGAACATGAGATCATCCAGGTGAAAATAGCGATGTCCTATCCGCTGCGCTGGGTGAACAGCTATCTGATCGGAGGCAGCAGCGGCTGGAGTATTGTAGATCCGGGTCCGCGTTCGGCGGATAACGAGCAGGCCTGGCAGCATGTACTGGATACACTGGGTATCCCGCTCCCAACCATCCGATCGATTGTACTGACTCATCATCATCCGGATCACTACGGATTATCAGGCTGGTTCCAGCAGCAGTGCGGAATGCCTGTCTGGATCTCCGAACGTGCGCTGGCAGAGGCGAATCGTTCCTGGTCTCGGGGCAATACAGCCGCGTCCGATCTGGTACATCTATTTGCCAGTCACGGAATGCCCGAAGAAATCACCTCCCGGTTGCCCGCTCATCTGGACAGCTTTGTGCCGCAGGTTGTACCGCAGCCAGAAGTGACATTTATCCAGCCGGGACAGATGCTGGAGATCGGTGACCGTCTATGGGAGACGATCGAGACATCCGGTCATGCAGCTGGACATATTTCTTTTTACCAGCCGGAGCAGCGTCTGATGCTGTGCGGAGATGCAGTGCTGCCGCAGATTTCGCCCAATATCAGCCTGGTACCGGGCAGCGATCCATCACCGCTGGAATCATATCTGACCGGACTGCGTCAGCTTGGCCAGTATGAGGTGGATCTGGCTTATCCGGGTCACCGTCGCCCGTTCACTCATTTCCGTGACCGGACAGAGAAGTTGCTGCTGCATCATGAGGAGAGACTGCAGGCGATGGAAGATCGTATCCGTGATCAGCCGCGCACCGGTTATGAGGTATGCAGCGGTCTGTTCAACAATGAGCTAACCCTGCACCAGCTACGGTTCGCCATGTCGGAGACACTGGCTCATCTGGTAGAGCTGGAGCGTCTGGGACGTGCCGTGCGACAGGAGCAGGGTGGAATAATTAGCTTTTCCGCGAAATAG
- a CDS encoding NADP-dependent oxidoreductase, protein MNSSSMQAVFVPQYGDAAVLDLRSVAKPHPQEGEVLVRIAYAAVIPLDWKIRNGWLEEVFPVSFPYIPGFYASGIIESVGDSVSGLQRGDRVFGDIRDSYAQYATTPAESLVKLPDSIPLEQAAAIKAGADSAWKALFTEGNLQSGQTVLVHAAAGGVGQVAVQLAKWKGATVIATASEDNIEFVKSLGADRIINYRSEDFGQLVQDVDLVVDTVGGDTEQRSWGVLRKGGILVSLVGDPDEQQAAAHDVTAKFNTAFPTRDDLLQIVDLIADGTLKIETGRLYPLTEASEAQRFSESRRGRGRILLDPQM, encoded by the coding sequence ATGAACTCATCTAGCATGCAAGCTGTTTTTGTCCCGCAATACGGAGATGCCGCTGTTCTCGATCTTCGCTCTGTCGCCAAGCCACATCCGCAAGAAGGCGAAGTGCTCGTACGGATTGCCTACGCTGCTGTTATCCCGCTTGATTGGAAAATCCGCAATGGCTGGTTGGAAGAAGTTTTCCCTGTCTCTTTTCCCTATATACCTGGATTCTATGCTTCGGGAATTATCGAATCGGTCGGCGACAGTGTAAGTGGCCTGCAACGTGGTGACCGGGTATTCGGCGATATACGCGATTCATATGCACAATATGCGACCACTCCAGCAGAGTCGCTGGTTAAGCTACCTGATTCGATCCCTCTAGAACAGGCAGCAGCTATCAAAGCCGGTGCAGACTCGGCTTGGAAAGCATTGTTTACGGAAGGCAATCTGCAAAGCGGACAAACCGTGCTGGTCCATGCCGCTGCAGGCGGTGTTGGTCAGGTCGCCGTTCAGCTCGCCAAATGGAAAGGTGCTACTGTAATTGCGACTGCTTCGGAAGATAATATTGAATTTGTGAAATCTCTCGGTGCTGACCGGATCATCAATTATCGCAGCGAAGACTTTGGGCAGCTCGTTCAGGATGTCGATCTTGTCGTTGATACGGTCGGCGGCGATACGGAGCAACGTTCATGGGGTGTACTGCGAAAAGGCGGGATTCTCGTCTCCCTCGTCGGCGACCCTGACGAACAGCAGGCTGCTGCTCACGATGTAACAGCGAAGTTCAACACTGCTTTTCCTACCCGTGACGACCTGCTGCAGATTGTTGATCTGATTGCAGACGGCACGCTGAAGATCGAAACGGGTCGCCTTTATCCACTGACTGAGGCTTCAGAAGCACAACGGTTCAGCGAAAGCCGCCGAGGAAGAGGACGGATTCTGCTGGATCCACAGATGTAA